The following is a genomic window from Bacteroidales bacterium.
TCTTAATCATCGTATTCTCACCGATTTTTAAACCCGGTCTGTGAATATCCGATGGAAAGAAAATAAAGAAGTTTTCCTGGGTAGCCTTGAAATGCTTACTCTCTTTAACTGTCATGAATTCAACCTCTTTAGCCGGATCATAAGGCACAGTAATTGAGTCCAATGCTGAATAGGGGGCGACGCTCATCTGCTCAACACCGATTATAACATACTGAATATCAATATATTTCTTATGAGCTTCAAATTTTGCATCTTCCTCATTCTTACTCAGATACTCACTTACAGGAGCAAAAACATTGTCCCCGTCAATTTCATATCTTTTTATCTCAAGCTTTGAGAGGTCGTTAGATTTAAGGAAGGTAAATGCCTTATCCCATCTCTCCCTGTTTTTGAAATAGGAAACAGCAAATTCTTTTCTGTTTATTGAACCGTCAGGAGTAATGTTCCATCCGTTTCGCCATTCACCTTTTTCGAACCATTTATCAATTTTTTCACTGCTCCAGGTAGCAGGATCTGTTGAACTTTTACAACCGAAAATTCCAAGAAAGCCAGTTATTACCATGATTTTTATAAATATGTTTTTCATAATGAAACGGTTAATTTCAGTATTAGAATTATGAATTTCAAAACTAGACAATAATTATTTCTAATCAAATAGAAAATAATTTAAGATTAGTCTGGCAAATCAGGTGTCATTTGCTGCGCTGTCATTTGCTTCGCGTCATTTGCGCTCCGCGCGTCATTTGGCTTTGCCGTCATTCGGTTGTCATTAATTGTCATTAATTGTTCTACTATCGAGTGACTATCGAATGACTATTGAAGGACAATTGAATGACTATTGAAGGACAATTGAATGACAATTGAATGACTATTGAATGACTATCGAATGACCATTATAAATAATTCTTCACCATAGCAATCAAGACATCTTTTTTGACAGGTTTTGAAATATAATCGTCGAAGCCTGAGGCGAGGATTTTATCCCTGTCTGATTCTAATACAAATGCTGTTTGTGCGATAACCGGCAACAAAGGGTTTCTTCTTTTAAGAATAGACGTTGCCTCATATCCATCCATGAGAGGCATCTTTATATCCATTATAACCAGATCGATACTATTATTTGACTTACATATTTCAACCGCCTCACTTCCATTAACTGCGTGAATAATTTTCAGGTTTAAATGAGAAAGCAGTTCGACTATCAACCTGAAATTATTTTCTTCATCTTCGGCCACCAACACAGTCTTGTTAGCTATACTATGCGGGATAATCCTCTTGTTGTTTTCAGCTTCATCTCTAACATATCCTTCTGCCCCTTTGCAGGGTATTGTAAAAAAGAAAGTTGATCCGTTCCCGGGTTCAGAAGAAAGCCAGATACTACCTCCAAGCAGCTCAATATAAGCCTTTGATATTGAAAGTCCCAGTCCGGTACCCTCATATTGACGGGATATAGTACTCTCTACCTGATAGAATCGCTCGAATATCTTAGAGAATTGATCTCCGCTAATTCCGATCCCTGAGTCTTGAACAAAAAATTCCAAATTATTTAAGTTGACTTTATAACCCATTACAATCCTGCCGCTATTAGTAAACTTTACAGCGTTACTAAGCAAGCTGGATAATACCTGCGTTAGTTTAGCTCCATCAGTTAAAACATTTGCCTCGCTATCGTTTAAACCGTGGGAAACCAGGAATTCCAGATTCTTTTGTTCTGTACCGGGAAGGAACTGATTGTAAAGATTTCTTATAACAGAATTCAGGTTGACTATTTTAGTATTTAGCTTAAGGATCCCCGCTTCAATATTTGAAATTTCAATAATGTCAGTTACTATCGAAAGAAGGTGATTACTGCTCTTTGTAATAATATCGATGTATGATGTCTGAGAATCCTTATCCAGATCAGGTTCATTAAGCATCGATGTGAATCCTATTATGGCATTCATAGGGGTCCTTATCTCATGAGAAATGTTATGAAGAAACGCTGTCTTCAGCCTGTCGCTCTCTTCAGCTTTCTCTTTAGACTTAATTAGTTCATATTCAGCTTTTTTACGATCTGAAATATCTCTGCATACTATAATTAACGATAAAGGATTTCCTTCTTTATCCAGCAAAGGTGACGATGAGATTTCACCCCAGAACAGTGAATCATCAAACCGTCTTAATTTATATTCACGGGTTTCAGGTGCGATATTTCCCTTCATAATTTCCAAAACACGTTCCATTATAGCATTCTTAGAATCCGGTGCAAGCCATCTGAGAATAGATGTATTTGTTACATTTTCACCCGCAGGAATCCCGAAGATTTCATAGGCTTTCTTCGAACCATATGCAACATTTCCTTCAAGGTTGGTTATAATTATTCCGTCAGGTGAGATATCCACCAGCGTCCTGTAATAAGCCTCAGACTCGATTATTTTCTGTTCCATGATCTTTCGCTCGGTAATATCTATGAAGATTTCGAGCATCGCTTTTTTACCCCGGAATAAAATACCTGTATGACTTATATTGAAGATTTTATTACCCAGCACACCTTTTGATTCATAATTTTCTGTCTTGCCTATCTTAATTCCCTTAAATAACGGGCAATCAGTACACTGTCTCTTATCGTCGCGGTAAAGTTCCCAGCATTTATTTCCAATTGCTTTATTGCCAAACAATTGATGAAAGTTAGCGCTCTGAAACAAAACAGTTCCGTTCTCATCAACTATATCCATTCCAAACGGGATAGTGGTGAGTAATGAATTATTAAATTCATAACTCTCCTTTAGTGCCTTCTCAGATATATTTCTTGCCGTAACATCCTGAACCGTAGATATCATTAAGTTCTGTTCATAAAGCGGGATATTGATTGCTGTAACATATTTCAGTTCTCCGTTTCGTGTTGTAATTTCGATATCCTCCCACCTCATTTTTAATGGATCGCTGGAAGTTATATCTTTAATAGTTCTCTCGCGCATTTTCTCTCTTTGTACAGAATCTACATATACAATGTCGAAAAATTCACCTACAGATTTTAAACTACCCCTCGGAACTCCATAAATCTCCTCAAACCTGCTTCCTACGTAAACTATTGAACCATCATCTATTTTGTTAACTGCAAATCCTATTGGTGAATTCTCCAGAATTTTTTCAATGAATTCCTGTTTTTTCACTATTTCCAGTTCAGCATTCTTTCTGTCAGTAATATCCCTAAAAACACCAAATGTACCTGTAAGCAGGTTATTTTTTGAAAATTGGGGGGTTGCAGTAATAAGCAATGTTCTCTGCTCTCCGTTAGGACGGATAATATCAATCTCGTATGTGGATTTTTTATCTTTGGTTCTTTTCCGTGTCTCCCGCTTAATTACAGGTATGTATTCAGGTTTCACAAAATCCAGCAGATTGCGGTTAAGCAGGCCTCCCTTTTCCACACCCAGCATCTCCTCAGCAGCCGGATTGGCGAAAACAAACTTTTCCTCAAGATCAACAATTCCAACTCCTTCTCCCTGGTTTTCAATAAGAAGCCTGTACTTTTCCTCACTCGTTTTAAGTTTCTGCTCAGATCTTCTGCTTTGGATGGTTGTGGCGGCTAACCGTGCAAATGCAATCAAAACTTCTTTTCTGGGTGCAACGGTACCTTTTTTAAAACCGAGCATAGTAGTCCCAAAAAATTCTCCTCCAATCACGTTAGCAATCGCATAGAAACGATCGATACCTGTAACTTTTTTTATTACTTTATCCGTAATATCTGACACCTGTCCAAATGAAAGTTCTTTTAAAGAATCTGCTACAGCAAAGTATTCCCGCAGGATAAAATCAATTTTTTCCTCCGGTACAGGAATCAGAGACTCAAAATACTTCAGTCCTAAAGAATTTGATACCTTATTAATCACTTCCTGATTAGTCTCTATGTGTCTGATCTGAATAGCCTTCTTCTCGGGTAAATAGTCAAGTGAAACGACAATAAAAGCTTCAGAAAACTCTTTAATCTTTTTAGCAAGGAACTCATTGATATTATCTGTCAGCGAAAGCTGAGTGAGTTCGAAAGCAAGTGTATTGAGAAAACTAAGTTCCCTGTTCTTGGCTTCAAGTTCCTGTTCAGCTAACTTACGATTAGTAATATCGTGACCGATCCCGACTAATCCCTCACATTTACCATTTGCGTTAAACAATGGATATTGCGTAGTAGTCAGATACCTGATTTCACCGTTACTGTTAACGAACTCTTCAATTTTATCAATCTTTGGTATACCAGTCTTAACAACACTCATGCTGTCAGAATAGAAACGGTTACCAGTCTCCCCCGGATAGATTTCCAAATCTGTTTTACCAATAAGATCCTCTTCTGACTTACATCCGGTAATTTCCACGTCGGCCCTGTTAGCAATTATTTTCCTGCATTCACTGTCAAAAACATAAATGGTATCAGGAATATTATCAATAAGAGTTCTTAACAAATTGCGTTCAGACTGTAGATTTTCTTCTGTTTTTTTACGCACAGCCATCTCTTCTTTCAGGTCTTCCATGAGGTTCATAATAGCCTGCCTGTTCCTGGTTATCTTATCCAAAGAAAGAATCAGTTTGTTCTCTGCTTTTTTCCTGTCGGCAAGCTCAATTTCAAGGGCTGCAGTACGGTCAAGAACCATGTCTTCAAGCCGTTGCTTCTCTTCACTTTTTAAATCCTCAGATTCCCTGATCCTTAATATTAACTTGATCTGTGCCTTAAGTTCTGATCCATCTACCGGACTACGCAGGAATGCCTGGACTCCTGCCTCAAGTGCGTATGCTCTGCTCTTCTTATCAGAATTGTCTGATATTAACATTATTATAGGGATATGCCTCAGGCTTTCATTTGACTTAAGTCTTGAACAGACCTCAAATCCATTCAATCCAGGCATAGAGATGTCGAGCAGGATAACATCAGGGTATTCCTTTTGGCAAATCTCCAATCCCTGCAAGCTAGAATTGGCCGACAAATACAATGCATCAGGAAAAGCCTCATACAACAAATTCCTGAGTTCACTAAGATTATCCATACTATCATCAATAGCAAGGATTTTTACATGTCGTTTTTCCATAAATCAATAATTCGGTTATAGGAAAATGGGCAAATCTATAATATCTCTATCAAGCGCCTGTTACCATTTGCCTTATTCTACAATTTTATACTTCTCTTTCTGACCCATTTTTTTAAGCAATGAATTCACTTCCTGCTTTAATTCAATCATTTTAAGTTCTCTTCCTACTGTAAGATCATTGAACTGTTCAAGCTCCTCTATTTTTTGTTTTAAAGCAGTCTCTGATTTTTTCTGTTCGGTAATATCTATAGTGAAACCGGCAAGATATGTGGGCATTCCATGTACCTTAATCGGGAACTTTAATGTCTCATAAATTCTTCCATTCAGCTCTTCCACCACACTTACAGGCACATTATTTTTCAATACGGTGAGGTCATCATGAATCATCGTTTTTGCTAGCTCTTCAGGAAATATTTCGAACATACTTCTTCCAATCACCTCATTTACCGGGCGTCCGATCATTTTTTCATAATTGGAACTGAGTCTGATGGGACGGGCTTCATGGTCCTTAAAGAAAAAAAACACCGGACAATAATCCATGAAAGCTGTAAAAATCTGCTCGCTCCTTCTCAGTTCACTCTCAATTTTTAATTTTTCCTTTACTATCTCTCTTTTTTTCAAGGCCTGATTCAAAGCTGAAGCAAGGCGGGACAGGTTTTGCTTGATAACATAATCATCGGCACCAGCTTTCATTAATTCAACAGCTATCTCCTCATTGATAGAGCCGGTAACAAGGATAAATGGTACTTCAGGGGCCATTTCATTCTTCAGTAAAAGAGCAGTCATACCATCGAATTGTGGCAATGAATAATCAGATATTATCAAATCAGGTTCAAATGACTTAAGTGCTGAAATGTATTCTTCTTTATTCTCAACAAGCTTCTTACTGAAATTTACCTTGCTCCTTGATAGTTCTGTCCAGATCATCTCGGCATCTGCAAGTACGTCTTCAAGAAACAGAATTTTGATTGAATCTTTCATATAAATACCATTTATACATTAATAAATTCTATGTCATTCGGCTTCGCCGTCATTCGATTGTCATTTGATGGTCATTTATTGTCTTTCAATTGAATGATATCTTATTTAAGCGGCTGATTAACAAGCAACCAGTATAAACCCAGGCTGCTCATGGCACTGACAAACTTGTCGAAGTCAACAGGTTTTACAACATAACTGTTTACCCCCAGCT
Proteins encoded in this region:
- a CDS encoding PAS domain S-box protein, translated to MEKRHVKILAIDDSMDNLSELRNLLYEAFPDALYLSANSSLQGLEICQKEYPDVILLDISMPGLNGFEVCSRLKSNESLRHIPIIMLISDNSDKKSRAYALEAGVQAFLRSPVDGSELKAQIKLILRIRESEDLKSEEKQRLEDMVLDRTAALEIELADRKKAENKLILSLDKITRNRQAIMNLMEDLKEEMAVRKKTEENLQSERNLLRTLIDNIPDTIYVFDSECRKIIANRADVEITGCKSEEDLIGKTDLEIYPGETGNRFYSDSMSVVKTGIPKIDKIEEFVNSNGEIRYLTTTQYPLFNANGKCEGLVGIGHDITNRKLAEQELEAKNRELSFLNTLAFELTQLSLTDNINEFLAKKIKEFSEAFIVVSLDYLPEKKAIQIRHIETNQEVINKVSNSLGLKYFESLIPVPEEKIDFILREYFAVADSLKELSFGQVSDITDKVIKKVTGIDRFYAIANVIGGEFFGTTMLGFKKGTVAPRKEVLIAFARLAATTIQSRRSEQKLKTSEEKYRLLIENQGEGVGIVDLEEKFVFANPAAEEMLGVEKGGLLNRNLLDFVKPEYIPVIKRETRKRTKDKKSTYEIDIIRPNGEQRTLLITATPQFSKNNLLTGTFGVFRDITDRKNAELEIVKKQEFIEKILENSPIGFAVNKIDDGSIVYVGSRFEEIYGVPRGSLKSVGEFFDIVYVDSVQREKMRERTIKDITSSDPLKMRWEDIEITTRNGELKYVTAINIPLYEQNLMISTVQDVTARNISEKALKESYEFNNSLLTTIPFGMDIVDENGTVLFQSANFHQLFGNKAIGNKCWELYRDDKRQCTDCPLFKGIKIGKTENYESKGVLGNKIFNISHTGILFRGKKAMLEIFIDITERKIMEQKIIESEAYYRTLVDISPDGIIITNLEGNVAYGSKKAYEIFGIPAGENVTNTSILRWLAPDSKNAIMERVLEIMKGNIAPETREYKLRRFDDSLFWGEISSSPLLDKEGNPLSLIIVCRDISDRKKAEYELIKSKEKAEESDRLKTAFLHNISHEIRTPMNAIIGFTSMLNEPDLDKDSQTSYIDIITKSSNHLLSIVTDIIEISNIEAGILKLNTKIVNLNSVIRNLYNQFLPGTEQKNLEFLVSHGLNDSEANVLTDGAKLTQVLSSLLSNAVKFTNSGRIVMGYKVNLNNLEFFVQDSGIGISGDQFSKIFERFYQVESTISRQYEGTGLGLSISKAYIELLGGSIWLSSEPGNGSTFFFTIPCKGAEGYVRDEAENNKRIIPHSIANKTVLVAEDEENNFRLIVELLSHLNLKIIHAVNGSEAVEICKSNNSIDLVIMDIKMPLMDGYEATSILKRRNPLLPVIAQTAFVLESDRDKILASGFDDYISKPVKKDVLIAMVKNYL
- a CDS encoding YhcH/YjgK/YiaL family protein translates to MKNIFIKIMVITGFLGIFGCKSSTDPATWSSEKIDKWFEKGEWRNGWNITPDGSINRKEFAVSYFKNRERWDKAFTFLKSNDLSKLEIKRYEIDGDNVFAPVSEYLSKNEEDAKFEAHKKYIDIQYVIIGVEQMSVAPYSALDSITVPYDPAKEVEFMTVKESKHFKATQENFFIFFPSDIHRPGLKIGENTMIKKIVVKVKVD
- a CDS encoding response regulator encodes the protein MKDSIKILFLEDVLADAEMIWTELSRSKVNFSKKLVENKEEYISALKSFEPDLIISDYSLPQFDGMTALLLKNEMAPEVPFILVTGSINEEIAVELMKAGADDYVIKQNLSRLASALNQALKKREIVKEKLKIESELRRSEQIFTAFMDYCPVFFFFKDHEARPIRLSSNYEKMIGRPVNEVIGRSMFEIFPEELAKTMIHDDLTVLKNNVPVSVVEELNGRIYETLKFPIKVHGMPTYLAGFTIDITEQKKSETALKQKIEELEQFNDLTVGRELKMIELKQEVNSLLKKMGQKEKYKIVE